One stretch of Oncorhynchus keta strain PuntledgeMale-10-30-2019 chromosome 18, Oket_V2, whole genome shotgun sequence DNA includes these proteins:
- the zgc:112083 gene encoding histone H4 transcription factor, with translation MAKRRSLSNLVVSCKWASCTFKGHCMEELSEHMSLHLKDHLGDRDAMEELDDYACLWEGCEFLAMGSPRELEIHAHFHTFHSKLKFIGEQMLKSHPNFPSCTQDLHSNNLVPEISEGLVCQWEHCDSTFNNPEWFYRHVDMHAHCTGLSPLPDQQQAIFCSWKGCDAFFKIKYRLREHLRSHTQERLVACPTCGCMFSSNTKFFDHIHRQAEPEESLVCEHCDKGFANERLLRDHVRQHVNHIKCPLCDMTCTSLATLKIHIKFRHCDERPFPCDFCESSFKNQHDLRKHMETHNEGAAYHCSVEGCDYSSRMAHTMNQHYKRVHEGGMVSKYKCHLCDRTFSWCYTLTLHLRKKHHLKWPSGHSRFRYKEDEDGYLRLNMVRYETVEVTQEIMKNMAKKRTPHKGPGSSSRAKRAATRAARSHGSPPGSSSPSSCSSSSELSAGEEMSAQPSPRSSDSPVYCVLSNVSDMGDDPDATRDGSDSCGPSGAVRALTEVARGLGMDVV, from the exons ATGGCGAAAAGGAGGAGCCTGTCCAACCTGGTGGTGTCTTGTAAGTGGGCGTCCTGCACCTTCAAAGGCCACTGCATGGAGGAGCTCAGTGAACACATGTCACTGCACCTGAAGGATCACCTAGGAGACAGAGATGCTATGGAAGAACTAG ATGACTATGCATGTCTGTGGGAGGGCTGTGAGTTCCTGGCTATGGGCAGCCCCAGGGAGCTGGAGATCCATGCTCACTTCCACACCTTCCACAGCAAACTCAAGTTCATTGGGGAGCAGATGCTCAAGTCCCACCCCAACTTCCCCAGCTGtacccaggacctccacagcAACAACCTGGTCCCCGAGATCTCAGAGGGACTTGTGTGCCAGTGGGAGCACTGTGAT AGTACATTTAACAACCCGGAGTGGTTCTATCGGCATGTGGACATGCACGCTCATTgcactggtctctctcctctcccagaccaGCAGCAGGCCATCTTCTGCAGCTGGAAAG GTTGTGATGCATTCTTTAAGATCAAGTACCGTCTGCGGGAGCACCTGCGCAGCCACACTCAGGAGCGTCTGGTGGCCTGCCCCACCTGCGGCTGCATGTTCTCCAGCAACACCAAGTTCTTCGACCACATCCACAGACAGGCCGAgccagagg AGTCCCTGGTGTGTGAGCATTGTGACAAAGGCTTTGCCAATGAGAGACTGTTGAGAGACCATGTACGACAACATG TGAACCATATCAAGTGTCCCCTATGTGACATGACCTGCACCTCTCTCGCCACTCTGAAGATCCATATCAAGTTCCGCCACTGTGACGAGCGACCCTTTCCCTGTGACTTCTGTGAGAGCAG CTTTAAGAACCAGCACGACCTGCGGAAGCACATGGAGACACATAATGAGGGGGCGGCCTACCACTGCTCTGTGGAGGGCTGTGACTACTCCTCCCGCATGGCCCACACCATGAACCAGCACTACAAGAGAGTACACGAG GGTGGAATGGTCTCAAAATACAAGTGTCATCTCTGTGACAGAACCTTCTCTTGGTGTTACACACTCACTCTCCACCTGCGCAAGAAACACCACCTGAAATGGCCCTCTGGACACTCCCGCTTCAG ATACAAGGAGGATGAAGATGGCTACCTGAGGCTGAACATGGTGCGTTACGAGACAGTGGAGGTGACTCAGGAGATCATGAAGAACATGGCTAAGAAGAGGACGCCCCATAAGGGCCCCGGGTCCAGCAGCCGAGCCAAGAGAGCTGCCACCCGGGCAGCCAGGAGTCATGGCTCTCCCCCtggctcctcctccccctcctcttgctCCTCTTCCTCAGAGCTCTCTGCAGGGGAGGAGAtgtcagcccagcccagccccagGAGCAGTGACTCacctgtgtactgtgtactgagTAACGTGTCTGATATGGGGGATGACCCCGACGCAACCCGGGACGGCTCTGACTCCTGCGGGCCCTCGGGTGCTGTGAGGGCCCTGACTGAGGTGGCCAGGGGTCTGGGGATGGATGTGGTGTGA